A genomic region of Burkholderiales bacterium contains the following coding sequences:
- a CDS encoding dihydroorotase — MRIHIKGGRVIDPASGGDRQQDLFVAEGRIVAIGAAPPGFSADRVIDARRLVVCPGVVDLSVRLREPGYEYKATLESELAAALAGGVTSLACPPDTDPPLDEPGLVEMLKYRARTLNRVRVHPVGALTQGLKGQRLTEMVQLTEAGCVAFSQADAPLADTQVLLHALQYAATFGYAVWLRPQDPHLSQGGVAHDGQVSTRLGLPPIPVSAESVALSTILLLVRETGARVHLCRISSADGVEMVRQAKAMRLPVTCDVSMNHLHLSEMDIGYFDSNCHLVPPLRSQRDRQALRQGLADGTIDAVCSDHTPVDDDAKQLPFGESEPGATGVELLLSLTLKWAHEMRQPLAHALRRVTLEAAQIMGVKAGRLEVGAAADLCIFDAEALWRVEPARLRSQGRNTPFAGLEIPGRVRYTLVDGNVAFELERG, encoded by the coding sequence TCGATCCGGCGAGCGGCGGCGACCGGCAGCAGGATCTCTTCGTCGCCGAAGGCCGGATCGTGGCGATCGGCGCCGCGCCGCCGGGTTTCTCCGCCGATCGCGTCATCGACGCCCGGCGCCTCGTGGTCTGCCCCGGCGTCGTGGACTTGTCGGTACGCCTGCGCGAGCCCGGCTACGAATACAAGGCCACGCTGGAGAGCGAGTTGGCCGCCGCTCTGGCCGGAGGTGTGACCAGCCTGGCCTGCCCGCCGGATACCGATCCGCCGCTGGACGAACCGGGCCTCGTGGAGATGCTCAAGTACCGCGCCCGCACGCTCAACCGCGTGCGCGTGCATCCCGTGGGAGCGCTGACCCAGGGCCTCAAAGGGCAGCGGCTGACCGAGATGGTGCAGTTGACGGAAGCGGGCTGCGTAGCCTTCTCGCAGGCCGATGCCCCGCTGGCCGACACCCAGGTCCTGCTGCACGCGTTGCAGTACGCGGCGACGTTCGGCTACGCGGTCTGGCTGCGCCCTCAGGATCCGCATCTGTCGCAGGGCGGCGTGGCGCACGACGGGCAGGTCTCCACCCGGCTTGGCTTGCCGCCGATTCCGGTCAGCGCCGAAAGCGTCGCGCTGTCCACCATCCTGTTGCTGGTCCGGGAGACCGGCGCACGGGTCCATCTGTGCCGGATCTCCAGCGCCGATGGCGTGGAGATGGTGCGGCAGGCCAAAGCCATGCGCCTGCCGGTGACCTGCGACGTTTCGATGAATCACCTTCATTTGTCGGAGATGGACATCGGTTATTTCGATTCCAACTGCCACCTGGTGCCTCCGCTGCGCAGCCAGCGCGATCGGCAAGCCCTGCGCCAGGGCCTGGCCGACGGCACCATCGACGCCGTGTGCTCGGATCACACTCCGGTCGACGACGACGCCAAGCAGTTGCCGTTCGGGGAATCCGAGCCGGGCGCGACCGGCGTCGAGCTGCTGCTGTCGCTGACACTGAAGTGGGCGCACGAGATGCGCCAGCCGCTGGCCCACGCCCTGCGCCGCGTCACGCTCGAGGCCGCGCAGATCATGGGCGTGAAGGCCGGGCGGCTCGAGGTCGGCGCGGCAGCGGATTTGTGCATCTTCGACGCCGAGGCCTTGTGGCGCGTGGAACCGGCCCGGTTGCGCAGCCAGGGCCGCAACACGCCGTTCGCCGGTCTGGAGATTCCCGGCCGCGTTCGCTATACGCTCGTGGACGGCAATGTGGCGTTCGAACTCGAGCGTGGATAA